The genomic stretch GTTGGAAAAGTTGTTTTGGATTACTAATTTCAACACTGCTATCAATTAAATTATTTGCTTTTAATAATTCTATAAAATAATTAGCCACAGTTTCTGCACCTTGGTGTGCTAATTTAGTATAAAAACGAGCAACATCAAAGTCATTTGTAAAGTAATCATTATTGAAGTTTAAAATTTTATAGTTTGTCTCTTGTTCCAAATTAGATCTTTTTGACTTGGTAGCAAAATCTTCAACACTAGGTAAAACAAATTTTTGGGTTAATGCTTTTAAAATTTGTTGATTATTAAATTGATATCCATATCTTGAGCGATCTGATAATAATTTTTGTAATTGATCAAATTTAGAATTTTTAATTAATTGATCAATTTCTTTTCCAGATGCTAAATCTAAATAAGCATATTCGTTAATACTTGAGGCATCTCTAGTATAGTTATTGTTTTGTAAACCTTGTCTAATTTTATTTAAACTTAGACGAATATTATCTGGCAAGCTAGCATATTTTTCTTTAGAAATTGTAAATAGTGAATTTTTAAATGCACCTAAAATAGTACTAAATTCTTTAGTAAAGATAATTGTACCAGCATTACTTTTAGCAACAATTGTTCCACCAACTTTGACAACTGGGCGACCATCGTATAATACCAAGTCTAACTGTGAGGAATCTAAGGTAATATCAAAATTTAAGAAATTATCAACACTTCCAAGTGGTAGATTTTCTAATCCAGTTTCAAATCTAATATATTTAGCTAAATCTTGATTTAAACCTTGTTGAACAACAAAAGTTAAAAATTGATCACGATCTTCTTTGTTAGTAAAAAGTGAACCATTGATAAATTGAATAAATTCAATAGGGTCAACTAATCTAAAGTCAAATTTGGCTGTTCTTACTTGATTTGCAAGAGCACTAATATCAGAAGCTGCCAATGTTGGATCATTTAATGTAGCATCAGCAGTGGTTTTAGGTGTAGTAGTTGCTCCTGCTCCAGTTGCTCCGGCAGATGATGTTTGAGGAACAGATGTATCTTCATAACTTTGTGTTATTGCTGATTTCGAAATTAAAGGAGATCTACGAACTCTAGTAGTTCCAGGTTTATTAAAATCAGCTTTTGCAATATTTTTTTTAACAAATTCATTTAATATGTTTGCAAAATTTTGTTTTTCCTTAGTTGCAATAGTGAATGGATTTGTTTTATCTTTACGAGAGTAAAAATCTTGAACACTAAATGGAGTAATACTAATTTTATCTTCAAGTTTAGTAGAAGTCAATAAATCTTTTAGATTTAATCTTAAAATATCAATGTGTTTGAAATCTTTACCATCAAAATTGGTGATAGTTTTTTTAAATTGATCACTAAATTCTGTTTGTAAAAATAATACTACTTCATCTTTATTGTCTACTAATGGAAGTGCATATTCATTGTTAGTGTTTGGATTTTTGATTAAGGAAACTTTATATTTGGAAATTGTGACACCATTATTATCAAACACATTATTGGTATCACTTGCAATTCTATCAATTACAGATTGTAGATCAAAATATTTATTAACTATTTGTTGTGCCTCATCTGATGATTGTGCTTTATTGACATCCTTAGCAAAATCATTTGAAGAAGTCAACTCAAGTGGAACAACTGAATTTTTCTCAGCTTGTCCTTTTAAAGTAGCAATAAATTCACCATAAGTTCTTGGTCTGATGGATTTAAATAATTGTTGCCCTTTGTGAGCAAAACTTGCTAATGAAAATTCTGGAAGAAAACCAAAACTTAGTGTTTTAACTCTAAGATTTGATTTTGCAACATCATTATTATCAAGCTTGCTTTGGACATAATAATAAACTTTAAATGATTGATCTTGATCATCGGCAATGATGTCTTTGATTACAATTTCACAACAATTTCATTCTGAATCAGTTATTAATGTAGGTTGATTGTTTTTAGTTGTAAAAAAATCAAAAAAACCAAAAGCAGTCACATCAGATTTTTTGTGACCATTTTCTACTAATTTACTTTTTAAACTAGCATATGTAGTATTAACACCTATGCTCTCGTCTTTGAAGACAATATTTGAAATACTATTAGCTTTTTCCTCTACATTTTTTAGAGGATCACCATCATATTTGGTAGTCGAAGCAATTCCAACTGGAATAGCAAAAAGTGCTACACCAGCTGCAGCTGCCCCAAGACCTATAATTAATTTTTTATTTTCCATATTAGTTTTTTTATGTTTCCTTTTTTGTTAATAATTTTTATAGTATTTATAATTAAAATTCTAAGTTTTTTTGCTTAAAAAACAAGGTAAAAGACCTTTTTTTTAATTAAAAAGGCAAAATTTAGTTCATAAATACAAATATGATAGAAAAATTTTAACCTAAAAACTTTATTTTTCTATATAAAAAACCAAGATTTTCAAATAGGACTAATAAAAGCTTTCATAATTGCTATTTACATTATTAAAAATTCTATAAAAATAAAGGTATAACATTGATAATTGATGAAAAAATAATAACTAATATAATGATTGAGACATCAATGAAAATAATGACAATAAAGTTGACAATAATGGTAAATATTAAAAAAAGTTTTCGACAAAATTTTGGGGACTAAACAAGCAATTTTGCTTGCATAACACACTTAATTTTATAGGTTCTTATTTATTCAATCACAAACTAAGAGTAATTATTACTTGCTTTCTAATTTTTTAATGCCACTATCATTAAGTTTTTCAAGCGATGTCAACTGTGTTCTTGCGAGTTTCACATATATCCCTTTTGCATTTGTTGTATTAATCCATTTTTGTGGCGATAATGTAAATGCATTGCTACCAGCCTTTTTCAAACCCCCTCGAATTCGAGGGGGTTAAATTCAAGATTATTTAACTGCTCCCATATTCTCTACCTGATTTAGAAATAATACCTATTGAATTTGTATTTTTAATCCATCTTTGTGGAGATAATGTAAATGCATTGCTACCTGCTTTCTTTCTAAAGGAGTCGAATTCGACTCCTTTAGAATTAGGGTTGTTAATAGTCTCCCATAGACCAAGGAATTCAATTGTATCTCTTACCCTTAACCAGTTTTTAACAACATCTTTAGGTTCATGCATATTTTTATACCTTGCTATATCTGTTAAGCTTATATAATCATTTTATTATAGTTAAGTTATTAATTTTACGTTTGCATAATTAGAAAATTAAAGTTTATATTTAGTAAAGTAAAAATCAAAATGCCACTAAGGATTAAGGCATTTTGATTGCGTTAAGAAATTTATTAAATAATAAGTTGTTATTTAAAAATTATAAGTCTATTATTGATTCATTAAGTAAAAAATCTTCTAAACCAATATATAAAATCCCATTTTCATCGTGTTTTGGAATTATTTTGTTTCTTACTATAACTATTTTTTTAAATGAATCATTTATTTTTTTCAGCGAGGTTATTTCTTGTTCTTTTTTCTCTAAATTATCAATATTAAGTGCTGATTGAATATAGTATCTTTTGTGACCTTTATTTATAACAAAATCTATTTCAAGCTGAATTTTTTTTCTTGTTGAGCCGTTTTTAAATTCATGTTCGACAACGCCAATGTCAATATTGTATCCTCTTCGAAGTAAATCATTGTAGATTATATTTTCCATTATATGAGTGTTTTCTATTTGGCGAAAATTTAATCTTGCATTTCTTAAGCCAATATCCGAAAAATAATATTTAAGCGGGGTTGAAAAATATTTAGAACCCTTTACATCGTAGCGATAAGCGCATTGAATAATATAAGATTCTTCAAAAAATTTAAGATACTTAAAAATTGTATTTGATGATATGTGTATTTGTTTTTCTGACAAAAAACGTTTTGCAAGCTTAGAGGGATTGGTTAAAGAGCCAATATTTGAAGACGTAAAGTCAAGCAGGATTTCAAGTATTTGTTGCTCATTATATATTTGATTGCGCTCAAGAATGTCTTTAATATACGTTTGCTTGAATAACTGCTTTAAATAATGACTTTTTTGTTCATCATTTTGCAATTTATAAATATGTGGCATACCGCCATATACAAAATAATGTTCAAAAGCTTCTGATTTGTCATCAAATAATTCGTAAACCTCAGCAAAAGATAAAGGATGTACATGTACTTGGTCTCCGCGATCTCTAAATTGAGTTAATAAATTTGATGAAAGCATTTTAGAGTTGCTACCAGTAATATAAATATCTAAGTTACTATGTTTCATAAGGCTTAAAAGCACATCAACAAAGGTTATATTTTTTTCACTACTTTCTATATAGGGATTTGATACATTTTCAGATAATTGGATTTCGTCAATGAAAATGTAGTACATTTTGTTTATATTTTTTGTTTTTTGCTTAATATATTCATTTAATCTAAATGGATTTCGGTATTCAATATTATCAATTTGGTCAAGAGCAATTGTTATAATTTGATTTTCTTTAATTCCGCTGCTAAGTAGATAATCGCGATATAAATTGAATAATAAATATGATTTTCCGCATCTTCTTATGCCAGTAATAATCTTGATTCTGCCATTCTCTTTTTTATCAATTATTTGGTTTAGATAAAAATCGCGTTTTATTATCATTTTGCTACCTCACTTGAAAAATTTAGGTGGATTTCCACCTTTTTATTTCAAAATAATTTTAGCATAAAAAAACTCATCTTTAGTAATAGTTTGAAAAATTTAAGTGGATTTCCACCTTTTTACTTCAAAGTTTTTTAAAAAATATTTCTTCTAAAAAACAAATAAACTAAGACAAAAAAGTTAAAGTTGAGGTGTTGGCTTTTTTGTCTTAGTTTATATTGACTTAATTCATTTTTTCTATTTCTTAAATTTATTTTTGACATTTAGTTAATGTGGATTTTTAAATTTTCTATCATTTACACAGCGCTTACAAAAGCGGAGCATTTTATCTTAAGAATTTATAAAATATTGCCATTAAAATCAACTATATTAAAATCTAATTTATAATTTATATATAAATTATTAAGGATAATATAAATATGGCTGAATTTAACGAAAAAACAAGAGTTCAAATACCTGCATTAGTGCATTTGTTAAGACTTGGATACATATATCTTGGAAGAAATTCTGATAGTAAAAAATCATTTGAATATGATGCTACTACCAATATTGCTATCGAGATTTTTAAAGAAAAATTTTTTCAATTAAATCCGACTTTTAAAGGTGATTTTAACGAGGTGTTACGTGAAATAAAACACGACCTAAACAATGATGATTTAGGAATGAGTTTTTATAACCGTTTAATCTCAGATAATCAAAAATTAATAGATTTTGATAATATCAATAACAACTCTTTTCATTTCACTGGAGAATTTTCTTACCGTAACGAAGGCGAAGAACTAAGACCTGATATAACCTTATTTATTAATGGTTTACCCTTAGTTTTTATCGAGGTTAAAACACCTAATAATCCTGGAGGTGTCGTTGCTGAAGCCGAAAGGATGAATAACAAAAGATTACCAAATCGCAAATTTAAAAGATATATAAACATTAACCAATTAATGATTTTTTCAAATAATATGGAATACGATAATGTTGACGGTATTGCGCCAGTTGAGGGCGCGTTTTACAGCACTGCGGCAAAGCAAAAAGCGTTTTTCAATTGCTTTAGAGAAGATTCAGATAAGTTTATCAATGACTATCCTTATGGACCTATAGATAAAGATATAGAAAAACAAATCATTGGTGATTTTAATGCACATACATTACTTTGGGCTCCAGAATACAAAACAAATTTATATTTTGATACCCCCACAAATAGAATTATCACATCTTTATGTTCTCCAGAAAGATTGCTTTTTATCATTAAATACGGTATTGCCTATTTAAACTATAATAAAGAACTAGATGGTAATATCGAGCAATTTAACCTAAAACACATAATGCGATATCAACAATTGCTAGCTACATTAGCGGTTCGTGATACCCTTAATGAAGGTAAAAAGTCAGGAATTATTTGACACACTCAAGGGAGTGGAAAAACTGCACTGTCATATTATTTAATAAGATATTTGAATGACTATTTTTCTTCCCAAAACAAGGTTGCTAAATTTTACTTTATTGTCGACAGATTGGATTTACTAGAACAAGCTAAACAAGAATTCGAATATCGTGGTTTGTCAGTTAAAACGCCTCGCAATAAAGAAGAATTAATGGCACAATTCCAAACAACACATGCTACCGAAGGCATTGATGGAAAAATGGAAATAACCGTAGTTAATATCCAACGATTTGATGAAAAAGATGAGATCAATATTCCTGATTACTCAGTAAATTTACAAAGAATTTTTATAATAGATGAAGCGCACAGAAGTTATAAAAAGGGTGGTAGTTTTTTAGCAAATTTATTTAATGCTGATACTAACTCAATAAAAATTGGCTAACTGGCACACCGCTTTTAAGAAAAGATAAAGAATCATGGTCTATATTTGGCAATTATATTCACACATATTATTATGATAAATCTATAAAAGATGGCTATACACTAAAAATTATCAGAGAAGACGTTGAAACTTCATGTAAATTTAAACTAGAAAAAATATATGACAGCCTACAAGAATTAGCGCAAAAAAAAGATGTAAAAATGTCTAATATTATTGAACATGATTCATATGTTGAGGAACTTACAAAATTCATAATCAGAGATTTTAAACAATTTCAAATATCTCGCGAGAGCAATTCATTAGGAGGCATGGTTATTTGCGAAACAAGCAACCAAGCGAAAAAAATATATAATTTTTTCAACAAGATCCAAAGCAATGCAGAAGATAATGAGTTTGAAAAAACCAATTTAAAAGCTGCTCTAATTTTACATGACACTGATGATAAGGCCACCAGAATAAAGTATATCAACGACTTTAAAAAAGGGAACAATATTGATATTTTAATTGTTTATAACATGCTTTTAACTGGTTTTGATGCACCTAGACTAAAAAAAATATATTTTGGTCGAAAATTAACTGACCATACATTGCTACAAGCTATAACTCGCGTTAATAGACCATATGAACAAAATACATACGGTTATATTATTGATTTTGCTGACATTAAGAAAAATTTTGATGATACAAACAAGGCATACCTTCACGAATTACAAAAAATAAGTGAACCAAGTGAAATAGAATCATATGATGTGTTAAATAGCATTATTGAAGATAAAGACAAATTAATTGAAAATGTAAAAAATGCATCAAACAAATTATTTAAATACACAATTAACAACTTGGAAATTTTTAATTCAGAAATATCTGAAATTGACGATAAAAAACATTTAATCGACTTAAGAAATGTATTATTTAGCGCAAGAGATTCATTTAATTTGGTTAGAACTTGAGGCGATGAAGTTTTGAAGGAAAAATTTAATGAAATCAAAATTGAAAATCTCCCAATTTTGATTAATCTACTTACAAAAAGAATAAATATAGTAAACCAAAAACTTGCATTAAAAGATAATGAATCATTTCAATCATCTATGAACAAAATCATGAATAATATTGAATTCATATTTAAAAAAACTTTGGTTAATGATGAATTAAAAATTGTCTCTACAGATATATTAAATGAAAAATGGGTTCAAATATCAAGAGAATTTGAAGCAAATATCGATACAAAAGATCCAGAGTACTCATCTTTACTCTCAATAATAAGAGACAAATTTGCTAAAAGAGGTTTCATTATTAAAAATATGGATGAATTCTATGAATCTTCCACATTTTTGGATAAAACATTATCTAATATAAAAAAGATTAACAAGGATAATAACAATTTACTAGCCAAGTATGACAATGACCAAAAATTTGTTCGTATACATAAACGGATTTTGGATTTAAACAAAAAACATGCTGATGAAAAAAGTGAATTAATTCTTTCAAACAATAATCATGAAATAATGAATGTGTTAAAAATGATAAAAAACAACATAGATAATGAAATTTATAAAAAGCGTTCTATTTTAAATAATCAAGGTTTCTTTAAAAAAACAATTAGTAGCACAATATATAACATTTTTGAAGAAGAAAAAATTGAAATGAATAATGAAGATATTAAATTCATTATTAATAATATTGAAGAGGGATACATTAGTCAAATCAAACAATAATTTATAGAATAAGGAAATAATAAATGAACTTAAAAGAAAAGACAATTAGTTTAATTGATGCATTAAAAGCAACTTGTCAGCATTATGGAATTGGAAATGATGGTAATGAGTATAAGGTAATTACCCAGGTTTTTCTTTATAAATTCATAAATGATAAGTTTGGATATGAAATTAAAAAAGTTAGTCCTGAATTAAATGTCGCAGACAAATGAGATGAATCTTATGCTAATATGAGCGAAGAAAAAAGAAAATCATTACTTAATAGACTTAAAGCAGATGTTCCGCTTCTTGAGCCCCAGCATTTAATTTCTGGACTTTGAAATCAGCAAAAAAAAGGTAATTTTGCACAAATTTTCGATTCAACAATGGAAGAAATAGCTGCTAAAAATGAAGCAATTTTCGCAACAGAAACTGTTCATAAAACAAGAATTCCTATTTTTGAAAAACTTACAATTTATGTTACCGATGATATCAAAAGGTCAGATTTTGCCAGAGCATTAGTTGATAAATTGGTTAATTTTTCTTTTGAAGAAGCTCTTGGTGAACACTATGATTTTTTTGCAGATATGTTTGAATATCTTCTAAAGGACTACAACACAAATGGAGGTGGAAAATACGCAGAGTATTACACCCCTCAATCAATTGCCAAAATAATGGCAAAATTACTCATTGGTGAACAAAAAGAGTTTAATAGCATTGAAATTTATGACCCTTCTGCTGGGACAGGAACGCTTGTAATGGCATTATCACACAGCATAGGTATTGATAGATGCACTATTTACACTCAAGATATTTCACAAAAAAGTAATAAGATGCTGAAATTTAATTTGATTTTAAATGGATTAGTTTCTTCATTACAAAACGCTATTCAAGGAGATACCTTGACCTCTCCATATCACAGAAGTGATGACAACAAATCATTAAGACAATTTGATTTTGTTGTTTCTAACCCACCTTTTAAATTAGATTTTTCAGAAACTAGAGAAAAATTATCTACTATGCCTGAGCGTTTTTGAGGTGGTGTGCCTAAGGTTCCGCCAACAAAAAAAGATAGTATGGCAATTTATACTTTATTTATTCAACATGTTATTAATTCATTAAAGAACGAAACAGGTAAAGGCGCAATTGTTATTCCAACCGGCTTTATCACATCTAAATCGGGTGTTGAAAGTAAAATTTTAAAAAGAATTGTTGATGAGAAAATAGTTTATGGTTGTGTAAGTATGCCATCTAATGTGTTTGCAAATACTGGCACTAATGTTACAGTACTATTCTTTGATAATGCTAGAAACCACGATAAAGTAATTTTGATTGATGCCTCAAAACTAGGCGAAGATTACAAGGATGGAAAAAACAAAAAAAGAAGATTAACTGAAAAAGATATTGACTTAATAATAAACACATTTAACAATAAAGAATCAATTGCCGACTTTTCAATAGCGGTCTCATATGATGATATAAAAGAAAAAAACTACTCACTGTCAGCCGGCCAGTATTTTGATATTAAAATTGATTATGTTGAAATAACCCAAGAAGAATTTGAAGCTAAAATGAATAAATATCAAAGCGAACTTCAAAAATATTTTGAAGAGGGAGATAAGCTTCAAAAAGAAATAATGGAACAACTGCAAAATTTAAAATTATCTAAAAAAAATATTTCATAACATTTTTATTTGTGGCCTAGAAAAATGAATATGATGCAGTAAATGATAAATTGAAGTTGATATTGATTGCAACAATACACAAAACTAATGTGCTTATTCAATATTCTAAGTTAAAGATGATAGTAAGCAAGACACAGACATTGAATTGCGGTGTTATAAAGTTATAATAAATAAAACTCCGCGCATTAAATTATTAAAAAACTCTAAAACTACGTTTTAACAAAGGAAAAATAACGATAATATGTACATTAAATATTACCAATAAAAATGACTTTAAGGTGATGGAATGAAAAAATTAATGAATTATGCAATTTATTCAAATGAAAAATTAAGTATTGATGGTCTTGATGTTTTTTATGTTGGTGTTGAAAACATTTTGCCAAATAAAAAGGGTATTAAACCTTCCTCGTTTGTGCCAAAAACCGGGAAATATACTAAATTTGAGAAATATGATATTTTGCTAGGTAATATAGGTCCTTATTTAAAGAAGATTTGACTAGCAGATAAAACTGGGTTAGCAAGTCCTGATGTTTTGGTTATAAAACCATTAGAATCTAGATTTGGAAAATATATTTATGCACACCTTTTAAATGATGTTTTTTTTAAATATGCAATGCTTGGAGTAAAAGGTTCAATATTGCCTCGTTGTGATAAAAATCATATTATGAACTATTCAATACCTGATGTTAAAAATAAGGAAAAGATAGGTGATTTTATCTACTTCATTAATAAAAAAATTGAAATAAATAATAAAATAAACGATAATTTATTTGTCTAGTCTTCAATAGTAACTTGGCCATTTAAAAGAAGAGGTAGTAGATAATCGCGAAGCTCAGTAATTTTTCTGTTTGAACAGATATTTTCTGTAATTTGTTCATAAATTGGTTTTGTAATTTTATGAAAATTGAGTAAAGTTCTGCGGTCCGGAATTAAAATATTAATAAAATTCAAATCATTGTTATTTACAGATTCTTGCGTTGCTCCGTGAGAAAGAATATCTTTTGCCATTTCGAAGTATGAGCTATTTATAAAAGAAGATATATACTCGAAAGAATTTTTTTCACATTCTAAACCGCAAAAACCTGTAGATAAAATCCCTTCATTAATCATAAAATCCATATTATCCGT from Mesomycoplasma conjunctivae encodes the following:
- a CDS encoding restriction endonuclease subunit S domain-containing protein; protein product: MKKLMNYAIYSNEKLSIDGLDVFYVGVENILPNKKGIKPSSFVPKTGKYTKFEKYDILLGNIGPYLKKIWLADKTGLASPDVLVIKPLESRFGKYIYAHLLNDVFFKYAMLGVKGSILPRCDKNHIMNYSIPDVKNKEKIGDFIYFINKKIEINNKINDNLFV
- a CDS encoding P97 family adhesin, whose protein sequence is MENKKLIIGLGAAAAGVALFAIPVGIASTTKYDGDPLKNVEEKANSISNIVFKDESIGVNTTYASLKSKLVENGHKKSDVTAFGFFDFFTTKNNQPTLITDSEWNCCEIVIKDIIADDQDQSFKVYYYVQSKLDNNDVAKSNLRVKTLSFGFLPEFSLASFAHKGQQLFKSIRPRTYGEFIATLKGQAEKNSVVPLELTSSNDFAKDVNKAQSSDEAQQIVNKYFDLQSVIDRIASDTNNVFDNNGVTISKYKVSLIKNPNTNNEYALPLVDNKDEVVLFLQTEFSDQFKKTITNFDGKDFKHIDILRLNLKDLLTSTKLEDKISITPFSVQDFYSRKDKTNPFTIATKEKQNFANILNEFVKKNIAKADFNKPGTTRVRRSPLISKSAITQSYEDTSVPQTSSAGATGAGATTTPKTTADATLNDPTLAASDISALANQVRTAKFDFRLVDPIEFIQFINGSLFTNKEDRDQFLTFVVQQGLNQDLAKYIRFETGLENLPLGSVDNFLNFDITLDSSQLDLVLYDGRPVVKVGGTIVAKSNAGTIIFTKEFSTILGAFKNSLFTISKEKYASLPDNIRLSLNKIRQGLQNNNYTRDASSINEYAYLDLASGKEIDQLIKNSKFDQLQKLLSDRSRYGYQFNNQQILKALTQKFVLPSVEDFATKSKRSNLEQETNYKILNFNNDYFTNDFDVARFYTKLAHQGAETVANYFIELLKANNLIDSSVEISNPKQLFQQLRQISFKDGAKFQYFSFNRNYQRYSNLGFISTLSLPQGLRDNAVEEILDLAIVDGTTQVSQPGKTQAVIPTYSTAKIASAVDTNEIINFIRDYAQNNADPDELSDQLNSSAGVEIANLGDLLVAFYYKIFSQQFTDTLLPISSSLTYNTHFSQITVDELEAEKKAAEAAAEKIIDAIKKRTNTSSTGIDSEFVDIDGSKNALIIQEVLKEKDFVKKHVRLLQYNYSLGFKDEKTNTVNNTFISDNYNLLIFVKESDGKQFNTSGQLDQVVIGIPTIYKNVYLSEEEYNKLDTTVKEIEDKANKTGITDVKDIESIVGTSLVDYLKAINPNYNLVAKRIVLKDGELQPGDNGLEGATSILVDSTSPFTNKNQKILSLYLTDSPKFDKSKIDNQLFLNTNYSSIPLKIIIHKAEKEFKLPVNETLAQEQTDQNTQSSPNTQGGTPSGNNGNTSTNGQSAGTSGSQQSGSQQPGSTNGQTSGQGTNSTQPTQPQTSPQSSGSTTNSSITNSSTTQTNSPAPSQPGTAQGGGSSNGGGSSTPSFNVGSGGSTTTQPGQGSGGGGSSSSSAGSSSSAGSSSSSSSSSSSSSSSSSSSSSSSSSSSSPTPGATTPSAPAPATPGPSAPATPVPPATPPQPQPQQPSQQPSQPQSQQQGQKGNPFGGIFVPELVR
- a CDS encoding N-6 DNA methylase, with protein sequence MNLKEKTISLIDALKATCQHYGIGNDGNEYKVITQVFLYKFINDKFGYEIKKVSPELNVADKWDESYANMSEEKRKSLLNRLKADVPLLEPQHLISGLWNQQKKGNFAQIFDSTMEEIAAKNEAIFATETVHKTRIPIFEKLTIYVTDDIKRSDFARALVDKLVNFSFEEALGEHYDFFADMFEYLLKDYNTNGGGKYAEYYTPQSIAKIMAKLLIGEQKEFNSIEIYDPSAGTGTLVMALSHSIGIDRCTIYTQDISQKSNKMLKFNLILNGLVSSLQNAIQGDTLTSPYHRSDDNKSLRQFDFVVSNPPFKLDFSETREKLSTMPERFWGGVPKVPPTKKDSMAIYTLFIQHVINSLKNETGKGAIVIPTGFITSKSGVESKILKRIVDEKIVYGCVSMPSNVFANTGTNVTVLFFDNARNHDKVILIDASKLGEDYKDGKNKKRRLTEKDIDLIINTFNNKESIADFSIAVSYDDIKEKNYSLSAGQYFDIKIDYVEITQEEFEAKMNKYQSELQKYFEEGDKLQKEIMEQLQNLKLSKKNIS
- a CDS encoding ATP-binding protein, encoding MIIKRDFYLNQIIDKKENGRIKIITGIRRCGKSYLLFNLYRDYLLSSGIKENQIITIALDQIDNIEYRNPFRLNEYIKQKTKNINKMYYIFIDEIQLSENVSNPYIESSEKNITFVDVLLSLMKHSNLDIYITGSNSKMLSSNLLTQFRDRGDQVHVHPLSFAEVYELFDDKSEAFEHYFVYGGMPHIYKLQNDEQKSHYLKQLFKQTYIKDILERNQIYNEQQILEILLDFTSSNIGSLTNPSKLAKRFLSEKQIHISSNTIFKYLKFFEESYIIQCAYRYDVKGSKYFSTPLKYYFSDIGLRNARLNFRQIENTHIMENIIYNDLLRRGYNIDIGVVEHEFKNGSTRKKIQLEIDFVINKGHKRYYIQSALNIDNLEKKEQEITSLKKINDSFKKIVIVRNKIIPKHDENGILYIGLEDFLLNESIIDL
- a CDS encoding KilA-N domain-containing protein produces the protein MSLTDIARYKNMHEPKDVVKNWLRVRDTIEFLGLWETINNPNSKGVEFDSFRKKAGSNAFTLSPQRWIKNTNSIGIISKSGREYGSS
- a CDS encoding type I restriction enzyme subunit R domain-containing protein, which gives rise to MSNIIEHDSYVEELTKFIIRDFKQFQISRESNSLGGMVICETSNQAKKIYNFFNKIQSNAEDNEFEKTNLKAALILHDTDDKATRIKYINDFKKGNNIDILIVYNMLLTGFDAPRLKKIYFGRKLTDHTLLQAITRVNRPYEQNTYGYIIDFADIKKNFDDTNKAYLHELQKISEPSEIESYDVLNSIIEDKDKLIENVKNASNKLFKYTINNLEIFNSEISEIDDKKHLIDLRNVLFSARDSFNLVRTWGDEVLKEKFNEIKIENLPILINLLTKRINIVNQKLALKDNESFQSSMNKIMNNIEFIFKKTLVNDELKIVSTDILNEKWVQISREFEANIDTKDPEYSSLLSIIRDKFAKRGFIIKNMDEFYESSTFLDKTLSNIKKINKDNNNLLAKYDNDQKFVRIHKRILDLNKKHADEKSELILSNNNHEIMNVLKMIKNNIDNEIYKKRSILNNQGFFKKTISSTIYNIFEEEKIEMNNEDIKFIINNIEEGYISQIKQ